A window from Pokkaliibacter sp. MBI-7 encodes these proteins:
- the putP gene encoding sodium/proline symporter PutP has translation MTANTPTLITFVVYIALMIFIGLAAYRSTNNLSDYILGGRSLGSFVTALSAGASDMSGWLLMGLPGAIYLSGVSESWIAIGLIAGAWLNWLFVAGRLRVHTEHNGNALTLPDYFSSRFEDNSRVLRLLSAVIILVFFTIYCASGIVAGARLFESTFGLSYETALWAGAAATIAYTLIGGFLAVSWTDTVQASLMIFALILTPVLVLVSTGGFDQTVAVIEAQNVEYLDMFKGASFVGVISLMAWGLGYFGQPHILARFMAIDSVKSIPAARRIGMAWMILCLAGAVAVGFFGIAYFQAHPEQVGPVSENPERIFIELTKWLFNPWITGVLLSAILAAVMSTLSCQLLVCSSALTEDFYKAFLRPNAGEHELVWFGRVMVLVVALVAIFMATNPENRVLGLVSYAWAGFGAAFGPVVLISVLWKGMTRNGALAGMLVGAVTVIVWKQNGWLGLYEIIPGFIFASVAILLFSKLGKAPTSTMLQRFDTADKEYQAAHCL, from the coding sequence ATGACTGCCAATACACCAACCCTGATCACGTTCGTGGTCTACATTGCACTGATGATCTTTATTGGTCTGGCTGCATACCGCTCTACTAACAACCTTTCCGATTACATTCTGGGTGGCCGCAGTCTCGGCAGCTTCGTCACCGCACTGTCTGCCGGCGCCTCCGACATGAGTGGCTGGCTACTGATGGGCCTGCCCGGCGCCATTTACCTGTCTGGCGTGTCTGAATCCTGGATCGCTATCGGCCTGATCGCCGGTGCCTGGCTGAACTGGCTGTTCGTCGCGGGCCGTCTGCGGGTGCATACCGAACACAATGGCAATGCCCTGACCCTGCCTGATTACTTCTCCAGCCGCTTTGAAGACAACAGCCGCGTGCTGCGTCTGCTGTCGGCCGTGATCATTCTGGTGTTCTTCACCATCTACTGTGCCTCCGGCATCGTCGCTGGTGCCCGTCTGTTCGAGAGCACATTCGGTCTGTCTTATGAAACCGCTCTGTGGGCAGGCGCCGCGGCGACCATCGCCTACACCCTGATCGGCGGCTTCCTGGCGGTCAGCTGGACCGACACCGTGCAGGCCAGCCTGATGATTTTTGCCCTGATCCTGACCCCTGTACTGGTGCTGGTTTCTACCGGTGGCTTTGACCAGACCGTCGCCGTGATCGAAGCCCAGAACGTCGAGTATCTGGACATGTTCAAGGGCGCTTCTTTTGTTGGCGTTATCTCGCTGATGGCGTGGGGCCTGGGTTATTTCGGCCAGCCTCATATTCTGGCGCGCTTTATGGCCATCGACTCGGTCAAGTCCATCCCTGCCGCCCGCCGTATCGGTATGGCGTGGATGATCCTGTGTCTGGCGGGCGCGGTGGCTGTTGGCTTCTTCGGCATCGCCTACTTCCAGGCACACCCTGAGCAGGTTGGCCCGGTCAGCGAGAACCCCGAGCGTATCTTTATTGAACTGACCAAGTGGCTGTTCAACCCCTGGATCACCGGCGTACTGCTGTCTGCCATTCTGGCCGCCGTCATGAGCACCCTGAGCTGCCAGCTGCTGGTATGTTCCAGCGCCCTGACCGAAGACTTCTACAAAGCCTTCCTGCGCCCCAATGCCGGTGAACATGAGCTGGTGTGGTTTGGCCGCGTGATGGTGCTAGTGGTAGCGCTGGTTGCGATCTTCATGGCCACTAACCCTGAGAACCGCGTACTGGGGCTGGTGTCTTACGCCTGGGCAGGTTTCGGTGCTGCCTTCGGCCCTGTGGTGCTGATTTCCGTACTATGGAAAGGCATGACCCGCAACGGCGCACTGGCTGGCATGCTGGTCGGTGCGGTGACTGTCATCGTCTGGAAGCAGAACGGCTGGCTGGGACTGTATGAAATCATCCCCGGCTTTATCTTCGCCAGCGTTGCCATTCTGCTCTTCAGTAAACTGGGCAAGGCGCCAACCAGCACCATGCTGCAGCGCTTTGATACCGCCGATAAGGAGTATCAGGCAGCTCATTGCCTGTAA
- a CDS encoding GntR family transcriptional regulator, whose translation MSGNLECGAKILAKAPIVIQPPQRDDNETLQEWVYRALRQAIMTGHFVPGHSVTIRGVAEMLNVSLMPVREALRRLVAERALELLSNRRVTVPKMTPSKLEELASARIALESLAAVRALPAINDELLQTLRALDEEVDQALHDGDVTTYLQKNQAFHLTLYRAGDSQVLIPLIESLWLQFGPFMRMVLGRIGVSYVLDRHAEALKAIERKDPLALRLAIEGDIRDGMGSLSQEELLANARDN comes from the coding sequence ATGTCTGGCAATCTGGAATGTGGAGCGAAAATATTGGCCAAAGCCCCCATTGTTATCCAACCGCCCCAGCGGGATGACAACGAAACCCTGCAGGAATGGGTCTATCGCGCCCTGCGGCAGGCAATCATGACCGGCCACTTTGTCCCCGGTCACAGTGTCACCATTCGTGGTGTCGCAGAAATGCTCAATGTCAGCCTGATGCCAGTGCGTGAAGCCCTGCGCCGGCTGGTGGCGGAGCGAGCGCTGGAACTGCTCAGCAACCGCCGGGTGACGGTACCCAAAATGACCCCTTCCAAGCTGGAAGAGCTGGCCTCTGCCCGTATTGCACTGGAAAGTCTGGCCGCCGTGCGCGCCCTGCCAGCCATCAATGATGAGCTGCTGCAAACCCTGCGGGCGCTGGATGAGGAAGTGGATCAGGCTCTGCATGACGGCGATGTCACCACCTATCTGCAGAAAAATCAGGCCTTCCATCTGACGCTGTACCGCGCCGGAGATTCTCAGGTACTGATTCCGCTGATTGAAAGCCTGTGGCTGCAGTTCGGCCCGTTTATGCGCATGGTACTGGGCCGCATCGGTGTGTCCTATGTACTTGACCGCCATGCCGAAGCCCTCAAGGCCATTGAACGCAAGGATCCGCTGGCGCTGCGTCTGGCTATCGAAGGGGATATCCGCGATGGTATGGGCTCACTGAGCCAGGAAGAATTGCTGGCGAACGCCCGCGATAACTGA
- a CDS encoding VOC family protein: MIDHLSTYASNYPLTKAFYDAAFAALGLSVQMELVTEWDAAFPTRRMCAYGPIGKPVFWVIESHEPSTPRHVAFSAGSRAQVEAFHAAGLAAGGEDNGKPGLRPHYHADYYGAFLLDPDGNNVEAVCHSPV; the protein is encoded by the coding sequence ATGATTGATCACCTCAGTACCTACGCCAGTAACTACCCCCTGACCAAGGCCTTTTATGATGCGGCCTTTGCGGCGCTCGGGCTGTCAGTGCAGATGGAGCTGGTCACAGAGTGGGATGCGGCGTTTCCCACCCGGCGCATGTGTGCCTATGGCCCGATCGGTAAGCCGGTGTTCTGGGTGATTGAGAGTCATGAGCCAAGCACACCGCGGCATGTGGCCTTCAGCGCCGGTAGTCGCGCGCAGGTAGAGGCGTTCCATGCTGCGGGGCTGGCGGCCGGTGGCGAGGATAACGGCAAGCCGGGGCTGCGCCCGCACTATCATGCGGATTACTACGGTGCTTTTTTGCTGGACCCGGACGGCAATAACGTCGAAGCCGTGTGTCATAGCCCGGTGTAA
- a CDS encoding STAS/SEC14 domain-containing protein translates to MTIARHGLSIGIERFGEEFFLSLKAVGKLTHADYEVISPMVDSALAQVPSPRVKALFDATELLGWELRAAWDDLRLGLKHGSEFEKVAIYGNRHWQEVAAKIGSWFVGGEVRYFENLQQALSWLQQD, encoded by the coding sequence ATGACAATCGCCCGGCATGGTCTTTCCATCGGTATTGAGCGTTTTGGTGAAGAGTTTTTCCTGTCGCTGAAAGCAGTAGGTAAGCTCACTCATGCCGATTATGAGGTGATTTCACCCATGGTAGATTCGGCCCTGGCACAGGTGCCGTCTCCACGGGTCAAAGCCCTGTTTGATGCTACCGAGCTGCTCGGCTGGGAGTTGCGTGCCGCCTGGGACGATCTGCGTCTGGGGTTGAAACACGGCAGTGAGTTCGAGAAAGTCGCGATTTACGGTAACCGCCACTGGCAGGAAGTGGCGGCGAAGATTGGTTCCTGGTTTGTCGGTGGCGAGGTGCGCTACTTTGAAAATCTGCAGCAGGCGCTGAGCTGGTTGCAGCAGGACTGA
- a CDS encoding manganese efflux pump MntP family protein, with protein sequence MSFISILLIAFAMSTDAFAVAVGKGISAQDHRFSHALKTGLLFGVIEGITPVIGWLLGLGTSHFIAEWDHWVAFTVLSLLGLRMCWAGFNEEVCEVESDTPAVAQPVWMLCLSAVATSIDALAVGVSLAFVEVNIAVAAVAIGCATTIMVTIGMLLGKKLGCVIGQRAEAVGGIVLIIIGSVILYEHMSGAA encoded by the coding sequence GTGAGCTTTATTTCCATCCTGCTGATCGCTTTTGCGATGTCTACCGATGCCTTTGCCGTTGCCGTGGGTAAAGGAATCTCTGCACAAGATCATCGTTTTTCTCATGCCTTAAAAACCGGACTGTTGTTTGGTGTGATCGAAGGCATTACCCCTGTCATTGGCTGGCTGCTTGGCCTGGGCACGTCGCACTTTATTGCTGAATGGGACCACTGGGTTGCTTTCACCGTACTGAGTTTGCTTGGGTTGCGGATGTGCTGGGCCGGCTTCAATGAAGAAGTCTGTGAGGTGGAAAGCGATACCCCCGCGGTAGCGCAGCCTGTCTGGATGCTGTGCCTCAGTGCGGTAGCCACCAGTATTGATGCGCTGGCCGTCGGTGTCAGTCTGGCCTTCGTCGAGGTGAACATCGCTGTTGCTGCGGTGGCTATCGGCTGTGCCACCACCATCATGGTTACCATCGGTATGCTGCTGGGTAAAAAGCTGGGTTGTGTCATTGGCCAGCGTGCCGAAGCCGTCGGCGGTATTGTGCTGATCATCATCGGCAGCGTCATTCTGTATGAGCATATGAGTGGTGCGGCCTGA
- a CDS encoding ABC transporter permease subunit: MKLNKLSLTVLTLGFAFLYLPIVLLIGYSFNESRLVTVWAGFSTKWYGELFADDQMMSAVWLSLKIAMGASTGAIILGTLAAFALVRFGRFWGHTLFGSMINAPLVMPDVITGLSLLLLFVAMGQLFGWPAERGSLTILLAHITFCTAYAAIVISSRLKEMDLSLEEAAMDLGAHPFKVFWLVTLPIIAPSLVAGWLLSFTLSMDDLVIASFVSGPGSTTLPMVVFSSVRLGVSPKINALATLIVLVVSIAVCVAWWFARKAERDAQMLPDEE; this comes from the coding sequence ATGAAGCTAAATAAACTGTCACTGACGGTGCTGACGCTGGGCTTTGCGTTTCTCTATCTGCCCATCGTGCTGCTGATCGGTTACTCCTTTAACGAGTCGCGACTGGTGACAGTGTGGGCTGGTTTTTCTACCAAGTGGTACGGCGAGCTGTTTGCCGATGATCAGATGATGAGCGCCGTCTGGCTCAGTCTGAAGATCGCCATGGGCGCCTCCACCGGCGCTATCATTCTCGGCACCCTGGCCGCCTTTGCACTGGTGCGTTTTGGTCGGTTCTGGGGCCACACCCTGTTTGGTTCGATGATCAATGCGCCTCTGGTTATGCCTGATGTCATCACCGGGCTGTCATTGCTGCTGCTGTTTGTGGCGATGGGGCAGCTGTTTGGCTGGCCGGCTGAGCGCGGTTCGCTGACCATTCTGCTGGCGCATATCACCTTCTGTACCGCCTATGCTGCCATTGTGATCAGCTCGCGGCTGAAAGAGATGGATCTGTCGCTGGAAGAGGCAGCGATGGACCTCGGTGCTCATCCATTTAAGGTATTCTGGCTGGTCACGCTGCCCATCATTGCCCCCTCGCTGGTGGCAGGCTGGTTACTGTCGTTCACCCTGTCGATGGATGATCTGGTAATCGCCAGCTTTGTCTCCGGCCCCGGCTCCACTACGCTGCCGATGGTGGTGTTCTCCAGCGTGCGTCTGGGGGTCAGCCCCAAGATCAACGCGCTGGCGACCCTGATCGTGCTGGTGGTCAGTATTGCCGTGTGCGTGGCCTGGTGGTTTGCCCGCAAGGCTGAGCGTGATGCGCAGATGCTGCCGGATGAGGAATAA
- a CDS encoding ABC transporter permease subunit, which produces MTKLLNCFSKGRTWIISVPYIWLLLFFFIPFAIVLKISLSESAIAIPPYEDLISYADDVLNIKLNLGNFHFLLQDDLYFLAYLNSLKTAFFATVLCLLVGYPMAYFMARSEPSVRNVLLMLVILPSWTSFLIRIYAWIGILKSNGLLNNFLMSIGLIHEPLEILNTNVAVYIGIVYAYLPFMILPLYANLLKMDLSLLEAASDLGCRPWKTFLKVTLPLSKAGIIAGSMLVFIPAVGEFVIPSLLGGANTLMIGKVLWQEFFNNRDWPVASAVAIVMLLLLLVPIALFNRYQAKEAANEAK; this is translated from the coding sequence ATGACTAAACTGCTGAACTGCTTCTCCAAAGGGCGGACATGGATCATCTCCGTTCCTTACATCTGGCTGCTGCTGTTCTTCTTCATTCCGTTTGCCATCGTACTGAAGATCAGTTTGTCAGAATCGGCCATTGCTATTCCTCCGTATGAAGATCTGATCTCGTACGCCGACGATGTGCTTAATATCAAGCTCAATCTCGGCAATTTCCATTTCCTGCTGCAGGATGACCTGTACTTTCTGGCGTATCTGAACTCGCTGAAAACGGCGTTCTTTGCCACCGTGCTGTGCCTGCTGGTGGGTTATCCGATGGCCTACTTCATGGCCCGGTCTGAGCCCAGTGTGCGCAATGTTCTGCTGATGCTGGTGATTCTGCCGAGCTGGACCTCCTTTCTGATCCGTATCTATGCCTGGATCGGCATTCTCAAGAGCAACGGCCTGCTCAACAACTTCCTGATGTCCATCGGCCTGATCCACGAGCCGCTGGAAATTCTCAACACCAACGTGGCGGTGTATATCGGTATTGTCTATGCCTACCTGCCGTTCATGATCCTGCCGCTGTATGCCAACCTGCTGAAGATGGATCTGTCACTGCTGGAAGCCGCTTCTGATCTGGGTTGTCGCCCGTGGAAGACCTTCCTCAAGGTGACGCTGCCATTGTCCAAGGCGGGCATCATTGCCGGCTCCATGCTGGTTTTCATTCCGGCGGTGGGGGAGTTCGTCATTCCTTCGCTACTGGGCGGTGCCAATACCCTGATGATCGGTAAGGTGCTGTGGCAGGAGTTCTTCAACAACCGCGACTGGCCGGTTGCTTCGGCGGTGGCCATTGTCATGCTGTTGCTGCTGCTGGTCCCGATTGCCTTGTTTAACCGTTATCAGGCCAAGGAGGCAGCCAATGAAGCTAAATAA
- the potA gene encoding polyamine ABC transporter ATP-binding protein — MNVATSTAAMADSAKRPEQTILQIQQVTKMFGDTKAVNDVSLDIRKGEIFALLGGSGCGKTTLLRMLAGFERPTAGRIILDGQDITALPPYERPINMMFQSYALFPHMSVEQNIAFGLKQDGMTRNQIGDRVAHMLKLVHMSKYARRKPHQLSGGQRQRVALARSLAKHPKLLLLDEPMGALDKKLRTQMQLEVVNIIESVGVTCVMVTHDQEEAMTMAGRLGIMDSGEICQVGSPTEVYEYPNSRLTAEFIGSVNIFEGVVDEQAEDAEELLITSSELECPLALGLNASVSAGMPVAVAVRPEKISVSFERPEQTTNWVKGTVSDIAYLGGISNYHVEIAGGHRIQCTVANVARSTQDRATWGDEVYLSWDTASGVVLIS, encoded by the coding sequence ATGAATGTAGCTACCAGCACCGCTGCGATGGCGGACTCGGCCAAGAGGCCCGAGCAGACGATCCTGCAGATTCAGCAGGTCACCAAGATGTTTGGCGATACCAAGGCCGTCAATGATGTCAGCCTGGATATTCGTAAAGGCGAGATATTCGCCCTGCTCGGTGGTTCCGGATGTGGCAAAACCACGCTGCTGCGGATGCTGGCCGGGTTTGAGCGCCCCACCGCGGGCCGCATCATTCTCGATGGTCAGGACATTACCGCGCTGCCTCCCTACGAGCGCCCCATCAATATGATGTTCCAGTCCTATGCACTGTTCCCGCACATGAGTGTGGAGCAGAACATCGCCTTTGGTCTGAAGCAGGATGGCATGACCCGCAACCAGATCGGTGATCGTGTCGCACACATGCTGAAGCTGGTGCACATGAGCAAGTATGCCCGTCGCAAGCCGCACCAGCTGTCCGGTGGCCAGCGCCAGCGTGTCGCTCTGGCACGCAGTCTGGCCAAGCATCCCAAGCTGTTGCTGCTGGATGAGCCGATGGGCGCGCTGGATAAAAAGCTGCGTACCCAGATGCAGCTGGAAGTGGTGAACATTATCGAAAGCGTGGGTGTGACCTGTGTGATGGTGACCCACGATCAGGAAGAAGCCATGACCATGGCCGGTCGCCTCGGCATCATGGATTCCGGCGAAATCTGTCAGGTCGGCAGCCCCACTGAAGTTTACGAATACCCCAACAGTCGTCTGACTGCCGAGTTTATCGGCTCGGTCAATATCTTCGAGGGGGTGGTCGACGAACAGGCCGAGGATGCCGAAGAGCTGCTGATCACCAGCAGTGAACTCGAATGCCCGCTGGCACTGGGTCTGAACGCCTCGGTCAGTGCCGGTATGCCGGTCGCGGTGGCGGTGCGCCCGGAGAAAATATCGGTGTCGTTTGAGCGCCCTGAGCAGACAACTAACTGGGTTAAAGGCACGGTATCGGATATTGCCTATCTGGGCGGCATTTCTAACTATCACGTAGAAATTGCCGGCGGTCACCGCATTCAGTGTACCGTTGCCAACGTTGCCCGTTCGACTCAGGACCGCGCGACCTGGGGTGATGAGGTCTATCTGAGCTGGGATACTGCCAGCGGGGTGGTGCTCATATCATGA
- a CDS encoding glutamine synthetase family protein: MSSESTMVAGSLQTNLDDAHAFLNQHPDIEVFELLIPDTNGVVRGKWVPRSAVPKVLSSGIRLPSSMFALDIWGNDVSESGLVFETGDRDALCLPVSRSLKEVPWLKRRTAQIVMSMYESDGAPFFGDPRHRLQHICDLFKQLGLTPVVAIELEFYLLDRDPAADGRPQPPMSPTTGRRQFTNQVYGIEELHEFEDFFDGISRAASTQDLPVDTTVAEQAPNQYEINLHHVANAVQAAEHAILLKRVIKGVAQAHQMNATFMAKPYGDLAGNGMHIHFSLIDQEGRNVFDNGTPTGSDLLRQAIAGLTHSMADSMALLAPNINSYRRFQAGSHAPVHPCWGYDNRSTAIRIPSGERSAIRIEHRVGGADANPFLSMAAVLAGAYHGIVNKMEPPPATVGNAYAQHEASLPDNLADALLAFEESEFIKEYFGEPYQRLYSACKWQELATFGSQVTQLEYDSYLRTV, encoded by the coding sequence ATGTCGAGTGAGAGCACTATGGTTGCCGGTAGTCTGCAGACGAACCTGGACGATGCCCATGCTTTCCTCAATCAGCACCCCGATATCGAGGTGTTTGAATTGCTGATCCCCGATACCAACGGTGTGGTCAGGGGGAAATGGGTGCCGCGCAGTGCGGTGCCGAAGGTGCTGTCCAGCGGTATCCGTCTGCCCAGCTCCATGTTCGCGCTGGATATCTGGGGTAACGACGTATCGGAAAGCGGGCTGGTGTTTGAAACCGGTGACCGCGACGCCCTTTGTCTGCCGGTCAGTCGTTCCCTCAAGGAAGTGCCCTGGCTGAAACGCCGCACCGCGCAGATCGTCATGTCCATGTATGAGTCTGACGGTGCTCCGTTCTTCGGTGATCCGCGCCACCGTCTGCAGCATATCTGTGATCTGTTCAAACAGCTGGGGCTGACGCCGGTGGTGGCGATTGAGCTGGAGTTCTATCTGCTGGACCGTGACCCTGCCGCTGATGGCCGTCCGCAGCCACCCATGTCGCCTACCACGGGCCGTCGTCAGTTCACCAATCAGGTGTACGGTATCGAGGAGCTGCATGAGTTCGAGGACTTCTTCGACGGTATCTCCCGCGCGGCTTCCACCCAGGACCTGCCGGTGGATACCACGGTGGCCGAGCAGGCGCCGAACCAGTATGAAATCAACCTGCATCACGTCGCCAATGCGGTGCAGGCAGCGGAACACGCCATTCTGCTGAAGCGGGTAATCAAGGGGGTGGCTCAGGCCCATCAGATGAATGCGACCTTTATGGCCAAGCCATACGGCGATCTGGCCGGTAACGGTATGCACATCCACTTCAGCCTGATTGATCAGGAAGGCCGCAACGTGTTCGATAACGGCACGCCCACCGGCAGTGATCTGCTGCGTCAGGCCATCGCCGGTCTGACTCACTCCATGGCGGACAGCATGGCGCTGCTGGCACCGAACATTAACTCTTATCGTCGTTTCCAGGCGGGCAGCCATGCGCCGGTGCATCCGTGCTGGGGCTACGACAACCGGAGTACCGCAATCCGTATTCCATCTGGTGAGCGTTCGGCGATCCGTATCGAACACCGCGTGGGCGGTGCCGATGCCAACCCCTTCCTGTCGATGGCTGCAGTGCTGGCGGGCGCCTATCACGGCATCGTCAACAAGATGGAGCCGCCACCCGCTACCGTGGGTAACGCCTATGCACAGCATGAGGCGTCACTGCCGGACAATCTAGCCGATGCATTGCTGGCCTTTGAAGAATCAGAATTTATTAAAGAATATTTTGGTGAACCGTATCAGCGCCTATATAGCGCGTGTAAATGGCAGGAATTGGCGACTTTCGGAAGTCAGGTAACGCAATTGGAATATGACTCCTATTTGCGCACCGTGTAA
- a CDS encoding gamma-glutamyl-gamma-aminobutyrate hydrolase family protein, whose amino-acid sequence MGEQRPLIGIQADVFLNGQAPFHGVGEKYINAVIHGSQAQAMLIPGLSFEQDGRELQQVDDDYLRDLISRLDGLFLPGSPSNLNPQHYHESLLHPDSPADPQRDATSLRLIRLAIEQGVPLFAVCRGFQELNVALGGSLYQAVHEQPELQDHREDKHASRAEQYAPAHEVTLVAHGLLASWLSCTRWKVNSLHGQGVKQLAPVLRVEARADDGLIEAVSLPSAAALVVAVQWHPEWQFADDALSSALFHAFGEAARLRQAQRLATSGRR is encoded by the coding sequence ATGGGCGAGCAGCGCCCGTTAATCGGAATTCAGGCCGATGTGTTTTTAAACGGCCAGGCCCCCTTTCACGGGGTGGGGGAGAAATACATCAACGCGGTGATCCATGGCAGCCAGGCGCAGGCCATGCTGATTCCCGGACTGAGCTTTGAGCAGGACGGACGCGAACTGCAGCAGGTGGATGATGATTACCTGCGCGATCTGATCTCTCGCCTTGATGGCCTTTTTCTTCCCGGCAGCCCTTCCAATCTCAACCCCCAGCATTACCACGAATCCCTGCTTCATCCTGATTCCCCTGCTGATCCTCAGCGCGATGCCACCAGCCTTCGTCTTATCCGTCTTGCCATTGAGCAGGGCGTGCCGCTGTTTGCCGTTTGTCGTGGCTTTCAGGAGCTGAATGTGGCACTGGGCGGCAGCCTGTATCAGGCGGTACATGAACAGCCCGAACTGCAGGATCATCGTGAAGACAAGCATGCCAGCCGGGCTGAACAGTATGCGCCCGCTCACGAGGTGACGCTGGTGGCGCATGGATTGCTGGCCAGCTGGCTGAGCTGCACACGCTGGAAGGTGAACTCCCTGCACGGTCAGGGGGTGAAGCAGCTGGCGCCGGTGTTACGGGTTGAGGCCCGTGCCGATGATGGTTTGATTGAAGCGGTCAGCCTGCCTTCGGCAGCGGCGCTGGTCGTCGCGGTGCAGTGGCACCCGGAATGGCAGTTTGCCGATGATGCGCTGTCTTCTGCGCTGTTCCATGCCTTCGGTGAGGCAGCGCGGTTGCGGCAGGCGCAGCGTCTGGCCACCAGCGGCCGCCGTTAG
- a CDS encoding aldehyde dehydrogenase produces MSNSKTLADWQALAHRIRIPGQAIIDGNACDALSGKCFTPINPANGQPLGEVAECDAADVDVAVAAARRAFADRRWAGMAPGQRKRIMQRWAALIDEHTDELALLETLNMGKPISDSLSVDVPATSRCIAWYGEAIDKIYDEIAPTASNALATITREPVGVVAVVVPWNFPMIMAAWKLGPALAAGNSVVLKPAEQSPLTAIRLAELALEAGIPAGVLNVLPGFGPTAGKALGLHMDVDALAFTGSTDVGKLFMQYAGQSNLKKVGLECGGKSPHIILDDCEDLDAAATAAAWGIFFNQGEMCTAGSRLIVHEKVYDRVLAKIAEVAATLQPGDPLDPATSLGALVEHKHMERVLDYIRIGQEEGATLYLGGQQVRQDTGGAFVQPTVFSDVNNRMRIAQEEIFGPVLAAIRVKDADEALQVANDVCYGLGAAVWTSNINTAHRISRGLRAGVVYVNCYDADDITVPFGGYKQSGIGRDKSLHAFDKYTELKTTWIRLTGC; encoded by the coding sequence ATGAGCAACAGTAAAACCCTTGCCGACTGGCAGGCTCTCGCCCACCGCATCCGTATTCCCGGTCAGGCCATTATTGATGGCAACGCCTGCGACGCCCTGTCCGGTAAATGCTTTACTCCCATCAACCCGGCTAACGGCCAGCCGCTGGGTGAGGTCGCCGAGTGCGACGCCGCTGATGTGGATGTCGCCGTCGCAGCCGCCCGTCGCGCCTTTGCAGACCGCCGCTGGGCAGGCATGGCACCGGGCCAGCGCAAGCGCATCATGCAACGCTGGGCGGCACTGATTGATGAGCACACTGACGAACTGGCTCTGCTGGAAACCCTCAATATGGGTAAACCCATCAGCGACAGCCTGAGTGTGGATGTCCCCGCTACCTCTCGCTGCATCGCCTGGTACGGTGAAGCTATCGACAAGATCTATGACGAAATCGCTCCCACCGCCAGCAACGCGCTGGCCACCATTACCCGTGAGCCGGTCGGCGTCGTGGCCGTGGTGGTGCCCTGGAACTTCCCCATGATCATGGCCGCATGGAAACTCGGCCCGGCGCTGGCCGCAGGCAACTCGGTGGTGCTGAAGCCTGCCGAGCAGTCGCCACTGACGGCTATTCGTCTGGCGGAACTGGCGCTGGAAGCCGGTATTCCTGCGGGTGTGCTCAATGTGCTGCCGGGCTTTGGCCCGACGGCAGGCAAGGCTCTCGGCCTGCATATGGATGTGGATGCGCTGGCATTCACCGGCTCCACTGATGTCGGCAAGCTATTCATGCAGTATGCCGGTCAGTCCAACCTGAAGAAGGTCGGACTGGAATGTGGCGGCAAATCACCGCACATCATTCTCGACGACTGCGAAGACCTCGACGCCGCCGCCACCGCAGCCGCCTGGGGCATCTTCTTCAATCAGGGCGAGATGTGTACTGCAGGCTCGCGCCTGATCGTGCATGAAAAGGTCTATGACCGGGTGCTGGCAAAAATTGCTGAGGTCGCCGCCACCCTGCAGCCCGGCGATCCGCTGGACCCGGCCACTTCGCTCGGAGCGCTGGTGGAACACAAACATATGGAACGGGTGCTGGACTATATCCGTATCGGTCAGGAAGAAGGTGCAACCCTTTATCTGGGTGGCCAGCAGGTGCGGCAGGACACCGGCGGCGCCTTTGTGCAACCCACGGTCTTCAGCGATGTGAACAACCGCATGCGCATCGCTCAGGAAGAAATCTTCGGCCCGGTGCTGGCGGCCATCCGCGTCAAGGATGCCGATGAAGCCCTGCAGGTAGCCAACGATGTGTGCTATGGCCTCGGGGCTGCCGTCTGGACCAGCAATATCAATACCGCCCACCGTATCAGCCGTGGTCTGCGTGCCGGCGTGGTGTACGTCAACTGCTATGACGCCGACGACATCACCGTGCCCTTCGGTGGCTACAAACAGTCGGGCATCGGCCGCGACAAATCGCTGCATGCCTTTGACAAGTACACCGAACTCAAGACCACCTGGATTCGCTTAACCGGCTGTTAA